The genomic DNA CATGAGCGGGGACCATCGCGAACACGCCTCCCGCGAGGCCGACGCGGTCCAGCGCCACGCCGCGGACCCCGCGCGGTCGGTCTCCCTGCGCGCCTCGGCCGGCTCGGGCAAGACCAAGGTGCTGGTCGACCGGATCGTGCGCCTGCTCCTGGTCAAGGCTCCCCTGAAGAGCGTGGTCGCCCTGACCTTCACGCGCAAGGCGGCCGTGGAGATCAAGAAGCGGCTGCGCGAGCGCCTCGGCGCCCTCGCGCGGCTGGACCGCGTGGGTCTCGCGCGGAAGCTGGAGCCCCTGCTCGGCCGTCCGCCGCTGCCGGCCGAGCTGGACCGCGCCGCCCTGGTCTTCGAGGAGGTGCTCGAGGACGCGTCGGGGCTGCTCATCGGCACCATCCATACCTTCTGCCAGACCCTTCTGAAACGCTTTGCGGACGAGGCCGGCGTGGACCCGGCCTTCACCGTCCTCGAGAACACGGACGATCTCTGGGACGAGGCCCTGGCCGGGCTCGAGGCCGATATCGGCCGCGAGCGGCAAGCCGCCACGGACCTGGCCGAGCTGTCGCCGGATCCCGCCGCGGCGCGCAAGCTGCTGCGCGGAGTCGAGCGGGCGCGGCTGGAACTGGACCGGTGGTGCGATCGCGTGGCCGGCGCCTCGAAAGCCCAACGGACCGATGCGCGGGCCGTCCTCTTGCCGGCGCTCGCGACCGACCTCGCCGAGCACGTCTTCCGCGACACGCCGCTGGCGGGGGTCGCCGAGCCGTCGCTCGATGACCTGCGCGACCCCGCCGTCGAGGCGGCGCGGAATTACGCCGGTCCGGGCCTGGACGCCGTTCTGGCCACCCAGCCCCCGGACGACCGGGACAAGCTGGCCGCCGAACTGCAGGGTCGCCGCGACGAGGCCCTGGCGGCGGCGGCCGACATCGCCGGCGGCGCCGGGATCGGGCCCGCCCTGGAGGCGCTGTTCGACGTGACGCTCACCAGGGCCGGCACACCTCGACAGACGCGCTGCGGTGCGCGCGACGGGGCGATCAAGGCCGCGCGCCTGGACGCGCTCGCGCACGCCGTCCAGCCGGTACTGGCGGTGCGCCGGCAGTCGACTCTGGTCGAGCTCTACCGTCACAACCTGCTGTGGCTGCGCTTCGGACTGCGCGCACTCGACCGCTACGCCGAGCTGAAGCGCCGCGACCGCTGTCTCGACTTCCACGACCTCGAGCGGCGGGCCTGGCGCCTGGTGCGGGACATCGACGTGGGACCCTGGATCCTCTAC from bacterium includes the following:
- a CDS encoding UvrD-helicase domain-containing protein translates to MSGDHREHASREADAVQRHAADPARSVSLRASAGSGKTKVLVDRIVRLLLVKAPLKSVVALTFTRKAAVEIKKRLRERLGALARLDRVGLARKLEPLLGRPPLPAELDRAALVFEEVLEDASGLLIGTIHTFCQTLLKRFADEAGVDPAFTVLENTDDLWDEALAGLEADIGRERQAATDLAELSPDPAAARKLLRGVERARLELDRWCDRVAGASKAQRTDARAVLLPALATDLAEHVFRDTPLAGVAEPSLDDLRDPAVEAARNYAGPGLDAVLATQPPDDRDKLAAELQGRRDEALAAAADIAGGAGIGPALEALFDVTLTRAGTPRQTRCGARDGAIKAARLDALAHAVQPVLAVRRQSTLVELYRHNLLWLRFGLRALDRYAELKRRDRCLDFHDLERRAWRLVRDIDVGPWILYRLDARLDHLLVDEFQDTNRNQWEVLQPFATEFLAGETEDGRPRSAFFVGDVKQSIYGFRGARPAIFGEVEAWLSGMTETPSLTLPTNFRSLPPVVETVGDLFQAQPLSDLLPPGEVAAARQIPYRDDGPGGVLITAPVEVPAGGDAHAAAAADIAGGAGIGPALEALFDVTLTRAGTPRQT